The following proteins come from a genomic window of Pyxidicoccus sp. MSG2:
- a CDS encoding diguanylate cyclase domain-containing protein has translation MAPYALIAEPDPGRAAVLVALLRAEGLEAVAARDGADAQEVVRQRGAPRLLVTDLALPRVDGFALLTWLREREDAAATQVVVVTAFDELRVRAWQLKDVLGIHSLLSRRAAPELVRDTVKRVLDGQRSTLPDVTEPAVEHERQRLARIESMRLVDEGPPDEELQQLVAEVAQAFGVPVALLSLVLGDRQWFKAHVGLPPSLARDRGTPRDWSFCHHVVQGRESLVVPDATRHPVFRDNPLVREGIVGSYAGAPLLTSTGEVLGSLCVIDTRPLVLGSEDLAALRELARRVAEDLEQKGRARQGALLAPDVVARAPQEPALTEASALALLRDAVQALDVPVLLVAPGRRPYAGNGALAEWLGLPAERISGMTLESFCQHVAGLTADPAAALRQLDLASESSRGLHLTLALERPQPRRLRWVARPFPVPGGVAQMLTLVDVGGARSPREERERMLRVDALTGLDTRRAGEERLLREIGRCRRDGLPFSLLLVDLVGLGRLNATRGFDAGDAALRDVARRVEDVCTRSGFAVRWEGGTLLGALPGVEATGAEGLRQQVQAVQGAPEVVSATVSVEGEEDPQRTLARAQAALVRAKAEHRAAHPG, from the coding sequence ATGGCTCCGTACGCCCTCATCGCCGAGCCCGACCCGGGCCGCGCCGCCGTCCTCGTCGCCCTCCTCCGCGCAGAGGGGTTGGAGGCCGTGGCGGCCCGTGACGGCGCGGATGCGCAGGAGGTGGTGCGCCAGCGCGGCGCGCCCCGGCTGCTCGTCACCGACCTGGCCCTGCCGCGCGTGGACGGCTTCGCGCTGCTGACGTGGCTGCGCGAGCGCGAGGACGCGGCCGCGACGCAGGTGGTGGTGGTGACGGCCTTCGACGAGCTGCGCGTGCGCGCCTGGCAGCTCAAGGACGTGCTGGGCATCCACTCGCTCCTGAGCCGCCGCGCCGCGCCGGAGCTGGTGCGGGACACCGTGAAGCGGGTGCTGGACGGCCAGCGCTCCACCCTCCCAGACGTGACGGAGCCGGCCGTCGAGCACGAGCGCCAGCGATTGGCGCGCATCGAGTCGATGCGGCTGGTGGACGAGGGGCCTCCGGACGAGGAACTGCAGCAACTGGTCGCCGAGGTGGCGCAGGCCTTCGGCGTGCCGGTGGCGCTGCTGTCGCTGGTGCTGGGAGACCGGCAGTGGTTCAAGGCGCACGTGGGGCTGCCGCCGTCGCTCGCGCGGGACAGGGGCACGCCCCGCGACTGGTCCTTCTGCCACCACGTGGTGCAGGGCCGCGAGTCGCTGGTGGTGCCGGATGCCACGCGCCACCCGGTGTTCCGCGACAACCCGCTGGTGCGCGAAGGAATCGTCGGCAGCTACGCGGGCGCGCCGCTGCTGACGTCCACGGGCGAGGTGCTGGGCTCACTGTGTGTCATCGACACGCGGCCGCTGGTGCTCGGCTCGGAAGACCTGGCGGCCCTGCGCGAGCTGGCCCGGCGCGTGGCGGAGGACCTGGAGCAGAAGGGGCGCGCGCGCCAGGGCGCCCTGCTGGCCCCGGACGTGGTGGCGCGTGCGCCGCAGGAGCCCGCTCTCACGGAGGCCTCGGCGCTGGCGCTGCTGCGAGACGCGGTGCAGGCGCTGGACGTGCCGGTGCTGCTGGTGGCGCCGGGACGGCGTCCATACGCGGGCAACGGCGCGCTGGCGGAGTGGCTGGGCCTGCCGGCGGAGCGAATCTCCGGGATGACGCTGGAGTCCTTCTGCCAGCATGTGGCAGGGCTGACGGCGGACCCGGCGGCCGCGCTGCGGCAGCTCGACCTGGCCTCCGAGTCCTCGCGCGGGCTGCACCTCACCCTGGCCCTGGAGCGCCCCCAGCCCCGGCGGCTGCGGTGGGTGGCGCGACCCTTCCCCGTGCCCGGCGGCGTGGCGCAGATGCTGACGCTCGTGGATGTCGGGGGCGCGCGCTCACCGCGAGAGGAGCGGGAGCGGATGCTGCGCGTGGACGCGCTGACAGGCCTGGACACGCGGCGCGCGGGCGAGGAGCGGCTGCTGCGCGAGATTGGCCGCTGCCGGCGGGACGGGCTTCCCTTCAGCCTGCTGCTGGTGGACCTGGTGGGGCTGGGCCGGCTCAACGCCACCCGGGGCTTCGACGCCGGGGATGCCGCGCTGCGCGACGTGGCGCGCCGGGTGGAGGACGTGTGCACCCGCTCCGGGTTCGCCGTGCGCTGGGAGGGCGGCACGCTGCTCGGTGCGCTCCCCGGAGTGGAGGCCACGGGCGCGGAGGGCCTGCGCCAGCAGGTCCAGGCCGTGCAGGGAGCGCCGGAGGTGGTGTCCGCCACGGTCTCCGTGGAGGGGGAGGAGGACCCGCAGCGCACCCTCGCGCGGGCCCAGGCGGCGTTGGTCCGGGCGAAGGCGGAGCACCGGGCCGCGCACCCGGGGTGA
- a CDS encoding sulfotransferase family protein, with protein MSHGPHDARLEGWVPCRVSLTDGTPRVEWFHLGAQRFTDPFFDQTLERRLRHPFALLFRHQTSMEDLVRRHTERPGLPVRGLVFHMSRCGSTLLAQLLAALPRHIVLSEAGPVDTVLRAHLRVPGVTEAQRIAWLRAVVGALGQRRFPEEEAVFLKLDAWHVLELPLLQRAFPGVPWLFLYREPVEVMASHQNHRGAHMLPGLLEPALLGLEAGALEGMPLEEYGARVLACLCEAGLRGYRERQGPARLLDYRRIATDGPALLADLFGLELTPEDVERLRSAAERDAKNPVLPFADDTADKERRITGVSREMAERYLRPVYSALEAERLQG; from the coding sequence ATGAGCCACGGCCCGCACGACGCGCGGCTGGAGGGCTGGGTGCCCTGCCGCGTCTCCCTCACGGACGGCACGCCGCGCGTGGAGTGGTTCCACCTGGGAGCGCAGCGCTTCACGGACCCGTTCTTCGACCAGACGCTGGAGCGCCGGCTCCGGCATCCCTTCGCCCTGCTCTTCCGGCACCAGACGTCGATGGAGGACCTGGTGCGGCGCCACACCGAGCGGCCCGGGTTGCCGGTGCGGGGGCTCGTGTTCCACATGTCCCGCTGCGGCTCCACGCTGCTGGCGCAGTTGCTGGCGGCACTGCCGCGCCACATCGTCCTGTCCGAGGCCGGGCCGGTGGACACGGTGCTGCGCGCCCACCTGCGCGTGCCCGGCGTCACGGAGGCGCAGCGGATTGCGTGGCTGCGGGCGGTCGTGGGCGCGCTCGGCCAGCGGCGCTTTCCCGAGGAAGAGGCGGTGTTCCTCAAGCTGGACGCGTGGCATGTGCTGGAGTTGCCGCTGCTCCAGCGCGCCTTTCCGGGCGTGCCGTGGCTGTTCCTCTACCGGGAGCCGGTGGAGGTCATGGCCTCGCACCAGAACCACCGGGGCGCGCACATGCTGCCGGGCCTGCTGGAGCCCGCGCTGCTCGGGCTGGAGGCCGGGGCGCTGGAGGGAATGCCGCTGGAGGAGTATGGGGCCCGGGTCCTGGCCTGCCTGTGCGAGGCGGGGCTTCGGGGCTACCGGGAGCGCCAGGGCCCGGCACGGCTGCTGGACTACCGGCGGATTGCGACGGACGGCCCGGCGCTCCTCGCGGACCTCTTCGGCCTGGAGCTGACGCCGGAAGACGTCGAACGGCTGCGGAGCGCGGCGGAGCGGGACGCGAAGAATCCCGTGCTGCCCTTCGCGGATGACACCGCGGACAAGGAGCGCAGGATCACCGGCGTGTCGCGTGAGATGGCGGAGCGCTACCTCCGCCCCGTCTACAGTGCGCTGGAGGCCGAGCGCCTCCAGGGGTGA
- a CDS encoding aspartyl/asparaginyl beta-hydroxylase domain-containing protein: MPSSAVPDRLRLPFHFDAARLQEDLARLGPDIWVPHFNKRYYEGEWSGVPLRSIGGMEGRIYPDPTGRERYADTPLLARCPYFQEVLAAFQCPIGSARLLKLAAGAVIREHTDYNLGFEDGEVRLHIPIVTHPDVAFFLSGRRVVLQPGECWYLDFNLPHRVENPSDTDRVHLVLDCVVDDWLRAVFAQATAHAA, encoded by the coding sequence ATGCCCTCGTCCGCCGTGCCCGACCGACTCCGCCTGCCTTTCCACTTCGACGCGGCCCGGCTCCAGGAGGACCTGGCGCGGCTGGGCCCCGACATCTGGGTGCCGCACTTCAACAAGCGCTACTACGAGGGTGAGTGGAGCGGCGTCCCCCTGCGCTCCATTGGCGGCATGGAGGGGCGCATCTACCCCGACCCCACCGGCAGGGAGCGCTACGCGGACACGCCGCTGCTCGCGCGGTGCCCCTACTTCCAGGAGGTGCTGGCCGCGTTCCAGTGCCCCATCGGCTCGGCGCGGCTGCTGAAGCTCGCGGCGGGGGCGGTCATCCGCGAGCACACCGACTACAACCTGGGCTTCGAGGACGGTGAGGTGCGACTCCACATCCCCATCGTCACCCACCCGGACGTGGCCTTCTTCCTCTCGGGAAGGCGCGTGGTGCTCCAGCCCGGCGAGTGCTGGTACCTCGACTTCAACCTCCCCCACCGGGTGGAGAACCCCAGCGACACGGACCGCGTCCACCTGGTGCTGGACTGCGTGGTGGACGACTGGCTGCGCGCCGTCTTCGCCCAGGCCACCGCCCATGCCGCTTGA
- a CDS encoding ribokinase, whose protein sequence is MATGEQADIVVVGGINTDFLVQGPRLPGPGDNVRGHLFLESLGGKGADGAVGAARLGARVALVGRVGMDARGLALLEQLEGEGVDIGAVARDPSALTGVVLEMVDEAGRKQTLAAPGANLGMRVADVMQAEARISAASVLLVDLEVPMDVVSAAVHHARAAGTRVVLDPAPAMSLPEDLLEAVHVIRPNAEEAEALTGVEVRDRNSARQAAENLLRRGVGGVVVASPDGSFVLSSEGELWLPDLTLERADTTGAGDAFCAALAVALAEGKSLAQAARFAHEASALATLRLGALGGLPTREQVESRLALLGPAGLSAEASPL, encoded by the coding sequence ATGGCAACTGGCGAGCAGGCCGACATCGTCGTGGTTGGCGGAATCAACACGGACTTCCTGGTGCAGGGCCCTCGCCTGCCCGGGCCCGGCGACAACGTGCGGGGGCACCTGTTCCTGGAGAGCCTCGGCGGCAAGGGGGCTGACGGCGCCGTGGGCGCGGCGCGGCTGGGGGCGCGCGTAGCACTGGTCGGCCGGGTGGGCATGGATGCGCGCGGGCTCGCGCTGCTGGAGCAACTCGAGGGCGAGGGCGTGGACATCGGAGCGGTGGCGAGAGACCCGTCCGCCCTCACCGGCGTGGTGCTGGAGATGGTGGACGAGGCCGGAAGGAAGCAGACCCTCGCCGCGCCGGGGGCGAACCTCGGCATGAGGGTCGCGGACGTGATGCAGGCGGAGGCGCGCATCTCCGCCGCGAGCGTGCTGCTCGTCGACCTGGAGGTGCCGATGGACGTGGTCAGCGCCGCCGTCCACCACGCCCGGGCGGCCGGCACGCGCGTGGTGCTGGACCCGGCGCCCGCGATGTCGCTGCCGGAGGACCTGCTGGAGGCCGTTCACGTCATCCGCCCCAACGCGGAGGAGGCCGAGGCCCTCACGGGCGTGGAGGTCCGCGATAGGAACTCGGCCCGGCAGGCGGCGGAGAACCTGTTGCGGCGGGGCGTGGGCGGCGTGGTGGTGGCATCACCGGACGGCAGCTTCGTTCTGTCCTCCGAGGGGGAGTTGTGGCTGCCGGACCTGACACTGGAGCGAGCGGACACCACCGGCGCGGGGGATGCCTTCTGCGCGGCGCTCGCCGTGGCCCTCGCGGAGGGGAAGTCGCTGGCGCAGGCGGCGCGCTTCGCGCACGAGGCGTCCGCGCTGGCGACGCTGCGCCTGGGTGCGCTCGGGGGCCTGCCCACTCGCGAGCAGGTGGAGTCCCGGCTCGCACTGCTCGGGCCCGCGGGTCTGTCGGCCGAGGCGTCCCCGCTGTAG
- a CDS encoding response regulator, giving the protein MSRNLLIVDDESALCWVLGQFFASAGYRVDSAQALDEALDLMTTGRYDLVISDLRLSGTQSEEGLMLADFVRRFSPDTRVVLLTAFASQELAEKARGLGVDLVLPKPQPLPALARHVSQLLTPER; this is encoded by the coding sequence GTGTCCCGGAACCTCCTGATAGTCGATGACGAATCAGCCCTCTGCTGGGTGCTGGGGCAGTTCTTCGCCAGCGCCGGTTACCGGGTGGACTCGGCCCAGGCGCTCGACGAGGCGCTCGATTTGATGACGACGGGTCGCTACGACCTGGTCATCAGCGACTTGCGCCTGAGCGGGACGCAGTCCGAGGAAGGGCTGATGCTGGCGGACTTCGTGCGCCGCTTCTCTCCGGACACACGGGTGGTGCTGCTCACCGCGTTCGCCTCGCAGGAGCTCGCCGAGAAGGCGCGCGGATTGGGGGTGGATCTGGTACTGCCCAAGCCGCAACCGCTGCCGGCACTGGCCCGGCACGTGTCCCAACTCCTCACTCCGGAGCGGTGA
- a CDS encoding FecR family protein → MKRTAPWMMALVLLSSPALAADAGEPCGGLRFTGGRIETGRPLAPKGPETTACLQHVAEALKARPAIRSVTVAARLPDVERLEGQGLAVAKAAADVLVAAGLPRTRVSAVAPPSTPGEPGQLQLAYVERPAQPAVARVRAASGDVSAGPAPAELRPRTVGDALYTGELFDTGPAARAELVLADGSAVKVMEGSLVRLGSVELMANLRRKVELELLRGTVETAAAPGGEGSVFEVRTRGAVAGVRGTHFRVTAQEDGTHRLETLEGRVALIAKKGDLDVVGGYGSRAMPDSAPEPVRPLLVAPTLADPRGGTFRAAPRLSWWTVPGAKTYRVELARTADFAAGVQAYPSQGTELEVPGSREGKWFWRVLAVDGDGFVGFPSKIFAFDVRP, encoded by the coding sequence GTGAAGCGGACTGCTCCGTGGATGATGGCACTGGTGCTGCTTTCCTCCCCTGCCCTGGCGGCGGACGCCGGGGAGCCATGTGGGGGCCTGCGCTTCACGGGTGGGCGAATCGAGACGGGCCGGCCGCTCGCGCCGAAGGGGCCGGAGACGACGGCCTGCCTCCAGCACGTGGCCGAGGCGCTGAAGGCGCGGCCCGCCATCCGCTCGGTGACGGTGGCGGCGCGGCTGCCGGACGTGGAGCGGCTGGAGGGCCAGGGCCTCGCGGTGGCGAAGGCCGCGGCGGACGTGCTGGTGGCCGCGGGTCTGCCGCGCACGCGCGTGTCGGCGGTGGCGCCGCCGTCCACGCCGGGCGAGCCGGGGCAGCTGCAGCTCGCCTATGTCGAGCGCCCCGCGCAGCCGGCGGTGGCGCGCGTGCGGGCGGCCAGCGGTGACGTGTCCGCGGGCCCGGCTCCGGCGGAGCTACGGCCGAGGACGGTGGGCGACGCGCTCTACACCGGAGAGCTGTTCGACACGGGCCCGGCGGCGCGCGCGGAGCTGGTGCTCGCGGATGGCAGCGCGGTGAAGGTGATGGAGGGCAGCCTGGTGCGGCTGGGCTCCGTCGAGCTGATGGCGAACCTGCGGCGCAAGGTGGAGCTGGAGCTGCTGCGGGGCACGGTGGAGACGGCCGCGGCGCCCGGCGGCGAGGGCTCCGTCTTCGAGGTCCGCACGCGCGGCGCGGTGGCCGGCGTGCGCGGCACCCACTTCCGGGTGACGGCGCAGGAGGACGGCACCCACCGGCTGGAGACGCTGGAGGGCCGGGTGGCGCTGATTGCGAAGAAGGGCGACCTGGACGTCGTCGGGGGGTATGGCTCGCGGGCGATGCCGGACTCCGCGCCGGAGCCCGTCCGCCCGCTGCTGGTAGCCCCCACGCTGGCGGACCCGCGGGGCGGAACCTTCCGCGCGGCGCCCCGGCTGTCGTGGTGGACGGTGCCGGGCGCGAAGACGTACCGCGTGGAGCTGGCGCGGACGGCGGACTTCGCCGCGGGCGTGCAGGCGTACCCGTCCCAGGGCACCGAGCTGGAGGTGCCGGGCTCCCGCGAGGGCAAGTGGTTCTGGCGGGTGCTGGCGGTGGATGGGGACGGCTTCGTCGGCTTCCCGTCGAAGATCTTCGCCTTCGACGTCCGGCCCTGA
- a CDS encoding CHASE2 domain-containing protein, translating into MRPRTAVWRALGALVGLAMACVTAATGGAPGFLEHGLYDAAVSRWLPGVPTSADLVLVEVDDRTLATLGERWPLSRATWARAFRALAAQRPAAVAVDVVFDQPGPRDALDLGEEVLEALQDSGLAAQPAGAALVSRLEARLHAQDGDARLAEALSEGSGVILGAAALTGDVPVMAPLEDGAPGAPLALPLPVEALRLQAPAVAGSIAPLRMAARGSGTLNMLVDDDGVIRRYPYAVNVGGRAWPSLALATALHLMPERASSLLAMAALDQGAPLMRLPAPDWLPRVSLADVLTAEPGSVGLDLALRGKTLFVGVTATGLHGQSTLPGQVAVPGVEIHAFALDNLRAGRLLRSSGVVALTGVLETAVVLLAFALLCRRARSLRAVLGLALLLAVLHGVLVGWLAADPGWVVPLVPAWVGLALMLLVDAAARGEELGRQRSALRRLFSRYPQATS; encoded by the coding sequence GTGCGCCCTCGCACCGCGGTGTGGCGGGCGCTGGGCGCGCTGGTGGGGCTGGCGATGGCGTGCGTGACGGCGGCGACGGGCGGCGCCCCGGGCTTTCTCGAGCACGGCCTCTATGACGCGGCGGTGAGCCGGTGGCTCCCTGGCGTGCCCACGAGCGCGGACCTGGTGCTGGTGGAGGTGGACGACCGGACGCTGGCGACGCTCGGGGAGCGCTGGCCGCTGTCCCGGGCGACGTGGGCCCGGGCCTTCCGCGCGCTGGCGGCGCAGCGCCCCGCGGCGGTGGCGGTGGACGTGGTGTTCGACCAGCCCGGACCTCGCGACGCGCTGGACCTGGGGGAGGAGGTGCTGGAGGCCCTCCAGGACTCGGGCCTCGCGGCCCAGCCTGCTGGAGCCGCACTGGTGTCGCGGCTGGAGGCGCGGCTGCACGCGCAGGACGGGGATGCCCGGCTGGCCGAGGCGCTCTCGGAGGGCAGTGGCGTCATCCTCGGCGCGGCGGCGCTGACGGGCGACGTCCCGGTGATGGCACCGCTGGAGGATGGCGCTCCGGGGGCGCCGCTGGCCCTGCCGCTTCCCGTGGAGGCGCTGCGGCTCCAGGCCCCGGCGGTGGCGGGGAGCATCGCCCCGCTGCGCATGGCGGCGCGAGGCAGCGGCACGCTGAACATGCTGGTGGACGACGACGGCGTCATCCGCCGCTACCCGTACGCCGTGAATGTGGGCGGCCGGGCCTGGCCCTCCCTGGCGCTGGCCACCGCGCTGCACCTGATGCCCGAGCGGGCCTCTTCGCTGCTGGCGATGGCCGCGCTCGACCAGGGCGCGCCGCTGATGCGGCTGCCCGCTCCGGACTGGCTGCCCCGGGTGAGCCTGGCGGACGTGCTGACCGCGGAGCCGGGCTCGGTGGGGCTGGACCTGGCGCTGCGCGGGAAGACGCTCTTCGTGGGCGTCACCGCGACGGGGCTGCACGGCCAGAGCACGCTGCCCGGCCAGGTGGCCGTGCCCGGCGTGGAGATTCACGCCTTCGCCCTGGACAACCTCCGCGCGGGGCGGCTGCTGCGCTCGTCGGGGGTGGTGGCGCTGACGGGCGTGCTGGAGACGGCGGTGGTGCTGCTGGCCTTCGCACTGCTCTGCCGCCGCGCGCGCTCCCTGCGCGCGGTGCTGGGCCTGGCGCTGCTGCTGGCGGTGCTGCACGGCGTCCTCGTCGGCTGGCTGGCGGCGGACCCGGGCTGGGTGGTGCCGCTGGTGCCCGCGTGGGTGGGGCTCGCGTTGATGCTGCTGGTGGACGCCGCGGCGCGCGGGGAGGAGCTGGGCCGGCAGCGCAGCGCCCTGCGACGGCTGTTCTCCCGCTATCCGCAGGCGACTTCCTGA
- a CDS encoding Nif11-like leader peptide family natural product precursor, with the protein MPLEDFERFRRLVLEDVTLQESLEETADVPAFLALARRLGAERGCHFTEEELREAMRTARRTWREHWI; encoded by the coding sequence ATGCCGCTTGAGGACTTCGAGCGCTTCCGCCGGCTCGTCCTGGAGGACGTGACACTGCAGGAGTCGCTGGAGGAGACGGCGGACGTGCCGGCCTTCCTCGCGCTGGCGCGGAGGCTGGGCGCCGAGCGTGGGTGTCACTTCACCGAGGAGGAGCTCCGGGAAGCCATGCGTACCGCCCGCCGGACGTGGCGGGAGCACTGGATATGA
- a CDS encoding sigma-54-dependent transcriptional regulator: protein MTRTRILLVDDEPGIRLGMRGFLTAHGFDVDEATSIAEAQEVFRTTRPDAAVVDYRLPDGTALQLLPRLKELDASVPLVVLTGHGSIELAVQAVKEGAEQFLTKPLELSVLKVVLERLVAQRRERQRQLADRASTAHATVNPFLGTSAAIRVLQGQAERVRQSDAPVLVTGETGSGKSVLARWLHEGGPRGDAPFVDLNCAALSKDLLDSELFGHEKGAFTGAVSAKQGLLEVADQGTLFMDEIGDMDVAVQPKLLKVLEEKRFRRLGDVRDRRVDVRLIAATHQDLGAAAREKRFRSDLYFRISTLILHVPALRERPEDIPAIAHHFLEELGRARGRGAVGLQPDAEAALVRYPWPGNIRELRNVLERALLLSGGGPLSRNDLRFEAPADEAGAEEDLTLEELERRHIERVLRRENGHVERAAARLGIPRSSLYERLKRLGINRSGFQKSDP from the coding sequence ATGACGCGCACCCGCATCCTCCTGGTGGACGACGAGCCCGGCATCCGGCTGGGCATGAGGGGCTTTCTCACCGCCCACGGGTTCGACGTGGACGAGGCCACCAGCATCGCCGAGGCGCAGGAGGTCTTCCGCACCACCCGCCCGGACGCGGCCGTGGTGGACTACCGCCTGCCTGACGGTACCGCGTTGCAGTTGCTACCGCGTCTCAAGGAGCTGGACGCGTCGGTGCCGCTGGTGGTGCTCACCGGCCACGGCTCCATCGAGCTGGCGGTGCAGGCCGTGAAGGAGGGCGCGGAGCAGTTCCTCACCAAGCCGCTGGAGCTGAGCGTCCTCAAGGTGGTGCTGGAGCGCCTGGTGGCGCAGCGCCGGGAGCGGCAGCGGCAGCTCGCGGACCGCGCCAGCACGGCCCACGCCACCGTGAATCCCTTCCTGGGCACCAGCGCCGCCATCCGCGTCCTCCAGGGCCAGGCCGAGCGCGTGCGACAGAGCGACGCCCCGGTGCTCGTCACCGGCGAGACGGGCAGTGGCAAGAGCGTGCTCGCGCGCTGGCTGCACGAGGGCGGCCCCCGCGGGGACGCGCCCTTCGTGGACCTCAACTGCGCGGCGCTGTCCAAGGACTTGCTCGACTCGGAGCTGTTCGGCCACGAGAAGGGCGCCTTCACCGGCGCCGTCAGCGCCAAGCAGGGCCTCCTGGAAGTCGCCGACCAGGGCACCCTCTTCATGGACGAGATTGGCGACATGGACGTGGCCGTCCAGCCCAAGCTGCTGAAGGTGCTGGAGGAGAAGCGCTTCCGGCGACTGGGCGACGTGCGCGACAGGCGTGTGGACGTGCGCCTCATCGCCGCCACCCATCAGGACCTGGGCGCCGCCGCGCGCGAGAAGCGCTTCCGCAGCGACCTCTACTTCCGCATCAGCACCCTCATCCTCCACGTGCCCGCCCTGCGCGAGCGTCCGGAGGACATCCCCGCCATCGCCCACCACTTCCTCGAGGAGCTGGGCCGGGCGCGCGGCCGGGGCGCAGTGGGCCTGCAGCCCGACGCGGAGGCCGCCCTGGTGCGCTACCCCTGGCCCGGCAACATCCGCGAGCTGCGCAACGTGCTGGAGCGCGCCCTGCTCCTGTCCGGCGGCGGCCCGCTGTCCCGGAACGACTTGCGCTTCGAGGCCCCCGCCGACGAGGCCGGCGCCGAGGAGGACCTCACCCTGGAGGAGCTGGAGCGCCGCCACATCGAGCGCGTGCTCCGCCGTGAGAATGGCCACGTGGAGCGCGCCGCCGCCCGGCTCGGCATCCCCCGCTCCTCCCTCTATGAGCGGCTCAAACGTTTGGGCATCAACCGGTCCGGATTCCAGAAATCGGATCCATAA